The genomic stretch GGGAACTTCGGCGTCGTCACGTCCTTCGCGTACCGGCTGCACCCCATCGCCGACATCCTCGGCGGGCCGACCTTCTTCCCGCTCGACGGCGATGTGATCCGCCGCTACCGGGAGCTGATCGCCGAAGCGGACGAGCGGCTCGGCGCCCTGTTCGTGGTCGGCCTCGGACCGCCGCTGCCGTTCCTGCCCGAACGCTGGCACGGACGCCCGCTCTGCGGCGTCGTCACCTGCTGGACCGGGCCGGAAGACGAGGACGACCGCATCCGTGAGCGGATCGCGTCCCTGGGGCCGGTGCTCGGCCGACTCCTGGAGCGCATGCCCTACCCGGTGATCAACACCCTCTTCGACGACCTGGTGCCCGCCGGGCTCTACCACTACTGGAAGGGCGCCTTCACCCAGGGCATGCCGGACGGCGCGATCGACACCCTCGTCGAGTACGGCGCCAGCACCCCGTCCATCCAGAGCGTGACCGTCGTCTTCCCCATCGACGGGGCCTGCCACCGGGTGGCGCCGCAGGACACCGCCTTCTCCTACCGGGACGCCGACTACTCCATCGCGCTCAGCCCCACCCTCACCACCCGCGAGGAGTGCGAGGCCCAGAAGCCCTGGGTGCGCGCCTTCCACGGGGCACTCGCACCGCACTCCATGGAGGGCGGCTACGTCAACTTCATGGACGGCGACGACCAGGACCGCGTCCAGGCCAACTACCGCGACAACCACGCCCGCCTGACCAGTCTCAAACGGCGTTACGACCCGAAGAACCTGTTCCGTCTGAACCACAACATTGCGCCGTGAGGAATCCTGCGGGCCGCCGAGTGTTGAACCAGGCATGAGTTCCGTGATCGCGCAGGCCCGCTTCTCCGTCCTCGACCGCTCCCGCACCCGCGAGGGCCACACGAACGGCGAGGCCCTGCGGGACACCGTCGCGCTGGCGCGGGAGCTGGAGGAACTCGGCTACCACCGGTTCTGGGTCTCGGAGCATCACGGGGTGCCCGGGGTCGCCGGTTCCGCCCCGACGGTACTGGCGGCCGCCGTCGCCTCGGCCACCCGCACCATACGGGTGGGCACCGGCGGCGTGATGTTGCCCAACCATCAACCCCTCGTCGTCGCCGAGCAGTTCGGGGTGCTGGAGTCCCTCTTCCCCGGCCGCATCGACATGGGCCTCGGCCGTTCCGTCGGCTTCACCGACGGGGTGCGCCGGGCGCTCGGCCGGGACAAGGACGTCGCCGACGACTTCGCCGGTCAACTCGACGAACTGCTGGGCTGGTTCCAGGGCACCTCGCCCACCGGGGTGCACGCCCGGCCCAGCGAGGGCCTGACCGTGCCGCCCTTCGTGCTCGCGATGGGCGAGGGCGCCGCGATCGCGGCCCGCGCGGGCCTGCCGATGGTCATCGGCGACCTCAGGAACCGCGCCAAGATGCAGCGCGGCATCGACCACTACCGCGCGAACTTCCGCCCCTCCCCCTGGGCCGCGGAACCGTACGTCGTCATCTCCGGCACCATCGCCGTGGCCGCCACCCCCGAGGAGGCCCGCCGGCTGCTCATCCCCGAGGCCTGGTCGATGGCGTACTCCCGCACCCACGGCACCTTCCCGCCGCTGCCGCCCG from Streptomyces davaonensis JCM 4913 encodes the following:
- a CDS encoding FAD-binding oxidoreductase codes for the protein MATYTSTLDDQLLDRLRGAVRGDLVRPGEPDYDEARKVYNAMHDRRPAIVVRAVDTGDVIATVDFAREQHLPLAVRGGSHSVPGYGTCNGGVVLDLGRMRGIRVDPQARTAWVEGGCTWADVNHATHAFGLATTGGVVSTTGVGGLTTGGGMGYLDRQCGLACDNLVSVDLVTADGSFVTCTDEQHSDLMWAVRGGGGNFGVVTSFAYRLHPIADILGGPTFFPLDGDVIRRYRELIAEADERLGALFVVGLGPPLPFLPERWHGRPLCGVVTCWTGPEDEDDRIRERIASLGPVLGRLLERMPYPVINTLFDDLVPAGLYHYWKGAFTQGMPDGAIDTLVEYGASTPSIQSVTVVFPIDGACHRVAPQDTAFSYRDADYSIALSPTLTTREECEAQKPWVRAFHGALAPHSMEGGYVNFMDGDDQDRVQANYRDNHARLTSLKRRYDPKNLFRLNHNIAP
- a CDS encoding LLM class flavin-dependent oxidoreductase, producing MSSVIAQARFSVLDRSRTREGHTNGEALRDTVALARELEELGYHRFWVSEHHGVPGVAGSAPTVLAAAVASATRTIRVGTGGVMLPNHQPLVVAEQFGVLESLFPGRIDMGLGRSVGFTDGVRRALGRDKDVADDFAGQLDELLGWFQGTSPTGVHARPSEGLTVPPFVLAMGEGAAIAARAGLPMVIGDLRNRAKMQRGIDHYRANFRPSPWAAEPYVVISGTIAVAATPEEARRLLIPEAWSMAYSRTHGTFPPLPPAERVEALTMTAKERGFYEGGLAGHLAGTEEQVADELEILLKETGAQEILVTTSTYDRRSLLDSYRRLAGIVK